In a single window of the Zea mays cultivar B73 chromosome 5, Zm-B73-REFERENCE-NAM-5.0, whole genome shotgun sequence genome:
- the LOC100193644 gene encoding exostosin-like protein isoform X1 — MAGRLPGAAASSPLPRALLLIAALVLFSISFLSLRSLRPAADPALASAADKYRPLLRLQSSSSVYHSPEAFTAGYADMERSFKVYIYPDGDPKTFYQTPRKLTGKYASEGYFFQNIRESRFRTDDPDQAHLFFVPISPHKMRGKGTSYENMTVIVKDYVEGLINKYPYWNRTLGADHFFVTCHDVGVRAFEGLPFMVKNSIRVVCSPSYNVDFIPHKDIALPQVLQPFALPEGGNDIENRTTLGFWAGHRNSKIRVILARVWENDTELAISNNRISRAIGELVYQKQFYRTKFCICPGGSQVNSARISDSIHYGCVPVILSDYYDLPFNDALDWRKFAVILRERDVYQLKNILKSISQEEFVSLHKSLVQKHFVWHSPPVSYDAFHMIMYELWLRHNVIKY, encoded by the exons ATGGCCGGCCGCCTCCCGGGCGCCGCCGCGTCCTCACCGTTACCCCGCGCCCTCCTCCTCATCGCCGCGCTTGTTCTCTTCTCCATCTCTTTCCTCTCACTCCGCTCCCTGCGCCCCGCGGCGGACCCCGCGCTTGCGTCCGCCGCCGACAAGTACCGTCCTCTTCTCCGGCTCCAGTCCTCCTCGTCGGTGTACCATTCTCCGGAGGCGTTCACAGCGGGGTACGCGGATATGGAGCGGAGCTTCAAGGTGTACATTTACCCGGACGGCGACCCCAAGACATTCTATCAGACGCCTCGCAAGCTCACGGGGAAGTACGCCAGCGAGGGCTACTTCTTCCAGAACATCCGAGAGAGCCGGTTCCGCACCGACGACCCGGACCAGGCGCATCTCTTCTTCGTGCCCATCTCGCCCCACAAGATGCGCGGCAAG GGTACTTCATACGAGAATATGACGGTGATAGTTAAGGATTACGTAGAAGGTTTGATAAACAAGTATCCTTACTGGAACAGGACACTAGGAGCAGACCACTTCTTTGTCACCTGCCATGATGTGGGTGTGAGAGCATTTGAAGGACTTCCATTCATGGTGAAGAACTCTATTAGAGTTGTATGTTCGCCAAGCTATAATGTTGACTTTATACCACATAAGGATATTGCGCTTCCTCAAGTACTACAGCCATTTGCCCTACCTGAAGGAGGAAATGATATTGAGAACAG GACAACTCTTGGCTTTTGGGCTGGCCATCGCAATTCCAAAATAAGGGTTATCCTAGCACGAGTTTGGGAGAATGACACAGAGCTTGCTATCAGCAACAACCGGATCAGTAGAGCTATTGGAGAGCTAGTTTATCAGAAGCAGTTTTACCGTACCAAGTTCTGTATCTGTCCTGGCGGCTCTCAAGTTAACAGTGCCCGTATATCTGATTCAATACACTATGGTTGTGTTCCTG TTATTCTGTCAGATTACTATGACCTGCCTTTCAATGACGCCCTTGACTGGAGAAAGTTTGCGGTTATACTTAGGGAGAGAGATGTATATCAACTGAAGAATATCTTGAAATCTATATCACAGGAGGAGTTTGTTTCATTGCATAAATCTCTAGTTCAG AAACACTTTGTGTGGCATTCACCTCCTGTATCCTACGATGCATTCCACATGATTATGTATGAACTGTGGCTGCGGCataatgtaataaagtactaA
- the LOC100193644 gene encoding exostosin-like protein — MAGRLPGAAASSPLPRALLLIAALVLFSISFLSLRSLRPAADPALASAADKYRPLLRLQSSSSVYHSPEAFTAGYADMERSFKVYIYPDGDPKTFYQTPRKLTGKYASEGYFFQNIRESRFRTDDPDQAHLFFVPISPHKMRGKGTSYENMTVIVKDYVEGLINKYPYWNRTLGADHFFVTCHDVGVRAFEGLPFMVKNSIRVVCSPSYNVDFIPHKDIALPQVLQPFALPEGGNDIENRTTLGFWAGHRNSKIRVILARVWENDTELAISNNRISRAIGELVYQKQFYRTKFCICPGGSQVNSARISDSIHYGCVPVILSDYYDLPFNDALDWRKFAVILRERDVYQLKNILKSISQEEFVSLHKSLVQVQKHFVWHSPPVSYDAFHMIMYELWLRHNVIKY, encoded by the exons ATGGCCGGCCGCCTCCCGGGCGCCGCCGCGTCCTCACCGTTACCCCGCGCCCTCCTCCTCATCGCCGCGCTTGTTCTCTTCTCCATCTCTTTCCTCTCACTCCGCTCCCTGCGCCCCGCGGCGGACCCCGCGCTTGCGTCCGCCGCCGACAAGTACCGTCCTCTTCTCCGGCTCCAGTCCTCCTCGTCGGTGTACCATTCTCCGGAGGCGTTCACAGCGGGGTACGCGGATATGGAGCGGAGCTTCAAGGTGTACATTTACCCGGACGGCGACCCCAAGACATTCTATCAGACGCCTCGCAAGCTCACGGGGAAGTACGCCAGCGAGGGCTACTTCTTCCAGAACATCCGAGAGAGCCGGTTCCGCACCGACGACCCGGACCAGGCGCATCTCTTCTTCGTGCCCATCTCGCCCCACAAGATGCGCGGCAAG GGTACTTCATACGAGAATATGACGGTGATAGTTAAGGATTACGTAGAAGGTTTGATAAACAAGTATCCTTACTGGAACAGGACACTAGGAGCAGACCACTTCTTTGTCACCTGCCATGATGTGGGTGTGAGAGCATTTGAAGGACTTCCATTCATGGTGAAGAACTCTATTAGAGTTGTATGTTCGCCAAGCTATAATGTTGACTTTATACCACATAAGGATATTGCGCTTCCTCAAGTACTACAGCCATTTGCCCTACCTGAAGGAGGAAATGATATTGAGAACAG GACAACTCTTGGCTTTTGGGCTGGCCATCGCAATTCCAAAATAAGGGTTATCCTAGCACGAGTTTGGGAGAATGACACAGAGCTTGCTATCAGCAACAACCGGATCAGTAGAGCTATTGGAGAGCTAGTTTATCAGAAGCAGTTTTACCGTACCAAGTTCTGTATCTGTCCTGGCGGCTCTCAAGTTAACAGTGCCCGTATATCTGATTCAATACACTATGGTTGTGTTCCTG TTATTCTGTCAGATTACTATGACCTGCCTTTCAATGACGCCCTTGACTGGAGAAAGTTTGCGGTTATACTTAGGGAGAGAGATGTATATCAACTGAAGAATATCTTGAAATCTATATCACAGGAGGAGTTTGTTTCATTGCATAAATCTCTAGTTCAG GTGCAGAAACACTTTGTGTGGCATTCACCTCCTGTATCCTACGATGCATTCCACATGATTATGTATGAACTGTGGCTGCGGCataatgtaataaagtactaA